One region of Brachybacterium saurashtrense genomic DNA includes:
- a CDS encoding sugar phosphate isomerase/epimerase family protein has protein sequence MPVLGLQLMMLKDQINETGMYEVLRQVRELDIDAVEVSQVEMTDQLIDDLVRGREELGVETAAMSASIAPGGNGFALETEFDRAVDACRRTGARFLRIGMMPFSAMTSKEACEEWAASVEPYAARLAEQGVTLCYHNHHVDLIQFDGERIFDIVRRVAPSLLFEVDLHWVQRGGMAPLDMLEAYTGACKLIHVKDFRIAPLPADAVEKMEAGEMDRKAFYDVFLSLSQFAEVGQGNMNWPALLPAAEKAGAEYFLIEQDDTYGRDPLDCIRESREYLRSIGY, from the coding sequence ATGCCCGTCCTCGGACTCCAGCTCATGATGCTCAAGGACCAGATCAACGAGACAGGGATGTACGAGGTGCTGCGCCAGGTGCGCGAGCTCGACATCGACGCCGTCGAGGTCTCCCAGGTGGAGATGACCGACCAGCTCATCGACGACCTCGTGCGGGGTCGGGAGGAGCTCGGCGTGGAGACCGCGGCGATGAGCGCCTCGATCGCGCCCGGCGGCAACGGCTTCGCGCTCGAGACCGAGTTCGACCGCGCCGTGGACGCCTGCCGCCGCACCGGTGCCCGCTTCCTGCGCATCGGCATGATGCCGTTCAGCGCGATGACGTCTAAGGAGGCCTGCGAGGAGTGGGCCGCCTCGGTGGAGCCGTACGCGGCCCGACTGGCGGAGCAGGGAGTGACGCTCTGCTACCACAACCACCACGTGGACCTCATCCAGTTCGACGGCGAGCGCATCTTCGACATCGTGCGCCGGGTGGCCCCGTCGCTGCTGTTCGAGGTGGACCTGCACTGGGTGCAGCGCGGCGGGATGGCCCCGCTGGACATGCTCGAGGCGTACACGGGCGCCTGCAAGCTCATCCACGTCAAGGACTTCCGCATCGCTCCCCTTCCCGCCGACGCGGTGGAGAAGATGGAGGCCGGGGAGATGGACAGGAAGGCGTTCTACGACGTGTTCCTCTCCCTGTCCCAGTTCGCGGAGGTGGGCCAGGGCAACATGAACTGGCCCGCGCTGCTGCCGGCGGCGGAGAAGGCCGGCGCCGAGTACTTCCTCATCGAGCAGGACGACACCTACGGCCGCGACCCGCTGGACTGCATCCGCGAGTCCCGCGAGTACCTGCGCTCGATCGGGTACTGA
- a CDS encoding SurA N-terminal domain-containing protein, which translates to MKVPSSRALRRTLAALTLTTALAVTGCSGDQAATSGASDGGGQAPAASDGGGQPAAGEQAAPEADLSDVPDVVATVNDEEITKDEFTAAYEGQLQQAAAQQQTTGEEVDQAALKEQVANQLVDNRLLQQGAEDAGVEASDEDIDAMLEQIAQQNGLGSADEVVSALEQQGMSEEQVREDAATQVELTTFIEQEADVQEPSDEELKEQYDAMLEQQEEAGGDTSQVPPFEEVRDQLAQQAVSQQQNEAAASLAQELRESGDVTIHL; encoded by the coding sequence GTGAAGGTTCCCAGCTCCCGAGCCCTTCGGCGCACCCTCGCGGCGCTCACGCTCACCACGGCCCTCGCCGTCACCGGATGCAGCGGCGATCAGGCCGCGACGTCGGGTGCGAGCGATGGCGGCGGCCAGGCGCCGGCGGCCAGCGACGGCGGCGGTCAGCCCGCCGCCGGCGAGCAGGCGGCGCCCGAGGCCGATCTCTCGGACGTCCCGGACGTCGTCGCGACCGTGAACGACGAGGAGATCACCAAGGACGAGTTCACCGCGGCCTACGAGGGCCAGCTCCAGCAGGCCGCGGCCCAGCAGCAGACCACCGGCGAGGAGGTGGACCAGGCCGCGCTCAAGGAGCAGGTGGCGAATCAGCTGGTGGACAACCGGCTGCTCCAGCAGGGCGCGGAGGACGCCGGCGTCGAGGCGTCCGACGAGGACATCGACGCCATGCTCGAGCAGATCGCCCAGCAGAACGGCCTGGGCTCTGCCGACGAGGTGGTCTCCGCCCTCGAGCAGCAGGGCATGAGCGAGGAGCAGGTGCGCGAGGACGCCGCCACCCAGGTGGAGCTCACCACCTTCATCGAGCAGGAGGCGGACGTCCAGGAGCCCTCGGACGAGGAGCTGAAGGAGCAGTACGACGCGATGCTCGAGCAGCAGGAGGAGGCCGGCGGGGACACCTCCCAGGTGCCCCCGTTCGAGGAGGTGCGGGACCAGCTCGCCCAGCAGGCGGTCTCCCAGCAGCAGAACGAGGCCGCGGCCTCGCTCGCGCAGGAGCTGCGGGAGAGCGGGGACGTGACGATCCACCTGTGA
- a CDS encoding tripartite tricarboxylate transporter permease produces MEQIDLLMQGFAGALTPMNLLWVLVGCLLGTAVGVLPGLGSSMAVALLLPMTFALDPTAAFILFAGVYFGGLFGDSTMAILLNTPGQASAIASTFEGHRMANDGRAPQALATAAIGAFVGGMVASALVVFLAPTLVALSSAFGPPEFFALALFAFVATSSVVSDNVLKGLAALIVGIGITVIGVDGVSGLPRYTMGLPQVFDGVSLVTVTVAILALGEVLFIASRVRRDTEDLEIRGAKGRPFLSRAEFVDAAPAWARGTAIGLPFGVIPAGGAEVPTFLAYEAERRIDRRRRNPMFGKGAIRGLAAPEAAGNATTGMAMGALLALGLPVSATAAIMLAAFRQYGLQPGPLLFENSADLVWALLASFFLAMVVLLVINMPFARLWAKLLLIPKPHLYGGIALFCGLGIWATSGAVFDLVLLLAIGVVGFLMRRYDYPVAPLMIGMVLGPLAETSLRDALLSSVGDPRVLVSSPIAIVIYTLLAAVIALSVRTAVRSRTRRDV; encoded by the coding sequence ATGGAACAGATCGATCTGCTGATGCAGGGCTTCGCCGGGGCCCTCACCCCGATGAACCTGCTGTGGGTGCTCGTGGGCTGCCTGCTCGGCACGGCCGTGGGCGTGCTGCCCGGGCTGGGGTCCTCGATGGCGGTGGCGCTGCTGCTGCCGATGACCTTCGCCCTGGACCCCACCGCGGCCTTCATCCTCTTCGCCGGCGTGTACTTCGGCGGCCTCTTCGGCGACTCCACGATGGCGATCCTGCTGAACACCCCCGGGCAGGCCTCCGCGATCGCCTCCACCTTCGAGGGCCACCGGATGGCGAACGACGGCCGGGCGCCGCAGGCGCTGGCCACGGCCGCGATCGGGGCCTTCGTGGGCGGCATGGTCGCCTCCGCGCTGGTGGTGTTCCTGGCACCCACGCTGGTGGCGCTCTCCTCCGCCTTCGGACCGCCGGAGTTCTTCGCCCTGGCGCTGTTCGCCTTCGTCGCCACCTCCTCGGTGGTCTCGGACAACGTCCTCAAGGGCCTGGCGGCGCTGATCGTGGGCATCGGCATCACGGTGATCGGCGTGGACGGCGTCTCCGGCCTGCCGCGGTACACGATGGGGCTGCCCCAGGTGTTCGACGGCGTCTCCCTGGTGACGGTGACGGTGGCGATCCTGGCCCTGGGCGAGGTGCTGTTCATCGCCTCCCGTGTGCGCCGCGACACGGAGGACCTCGAGATCCGCGGGGCGAAGGGGCGCCCGTTCCTCAGCCGCGCGGAGTTCGTCGACGCCGCCCCGGCCTGGGCCCGCGGCACCGCGATCGGGCTGCCCTTCGGCGTGATCCCGGCCGGCGGCGCCGAGGTGCCCACCTTCCTCGCCTACGAGGCGGAGCGGCGCATCGACCGCCGCCGCAGGAACCCGATGTTCGGCAAGGGAGCGATCCGCGGCCTGGCCGCGCCGGAGGCGGCCGGCAACGCCACCACGGGCATGGCGATGGGTGCCCTGCTGGCGCTCGGCCTGCCCGTCTCCGCGACCGCCGCGATCATGCTGGCCGCCTTCCGGCAGTACGGGCTCCAGCCCGGGCCGCTGCTGTTCGAGAACAGCGCCGACCTGGTGTGGGCGCTGCTGGCCAGCTTCTTCCTGGCGATGGTGGTGCTGCTGGTCATCAACATGCCCTTCGCCCGGCTGTGGGCGAAGCTGCTGCTGATCCCCAAGCCCCACCTGTACGGCGGGATCGCGCTGTTCTGCGGGCTGGGGATCTGGGCCACCTCCGGCGCCGTCTTCGACCTGGTGCTGCTGCTGGCGATCGGCGTGGTCGGCTTCCTGATGCGCCGGTACGACTACCCGGTGGCGCCGCTGATGATCGGGATGGTGCTGGGTCCGCTGGCGGAGACCTCGCTGCGCGATGCGCTGCTCTCCTCCGTGGGCGATCCGCGGGTGCTGGTCTCCAGCCCCATCGCGATCGTGATCTACACCCTGCTCGCCGCCGTGATCGCGCTCTCCGTGCGCACGGCCGTACGCTCCCGGACCCGACGCGACGTGTGA
- a CDS encoding tripartite tricarboxylate transporter TctB family protein codes for MTDHTPAGASRDAAAPDAAAPDAAETDAAAPGATAPGTAAADGAPQETEHGFWHGRSGLLMPGLLAAFSVFLLVGAALIPAAETDFPGPRFFPVLLGTVGLVLAALLALGVLRTPEPVPETPGRRDRTHSDFVSLAWVVGGFLAFAVLLPWLGWILAGALVFWCTAHGFGSRRPLFDILIALFLSSLIYLVFGTGLGLNLPSGLLGGGF; via the coding sequence ATGACCGACCACACCCCCGCCGGCGCCTCCCGGGACGCCGCTGCGCCCGACGCCGCCGCGCCCGATGCGGCGGAGACCGACGCCGCCGCACCGGGTGCCACCGCCCCTGGCACCGCCGCGGCCGACGGGGCCCCGCAGGAGACGGAGCACGGCTTCTGGCACGGGCGCTCGGGCCTGCTCATGCCCGGCCTGCTCGCCGCCTTCAGCGTGTTCCTGCTCGTCGGCGCGGCCCTTATCCCCGCCGCCGAGACCGACTTCCCCGGCCCGCGGTTCTTCCCCGTGCTGCTCGGAACGGTGGGTCTGGTACTCGCCGCCCTGCTCGCCCTGGGCGTGCTGCGCACCCCGGAGCCCGTCCCCGAGACCCCCGGGCGCCGCGACCGCACCCACTCGGACTTCGTCTCGCTGGCCTGGGTGGTGGGCGGGTTCCTCGCCTTCGCCGTGCTGCTGCCGTGGCTGGGGTGGATCCTCGCCGGCGCGCTCGTGTTCTGGTGCACCGCGCACGGGTTCGGCTCCCGCCGACCGCTCTTCGACATCCTGATCGCGCTGTTCCTCAGCTCGCTCATCTACCTGGTCTTCGGCACCGGACTGGGCCTGAACCTGCCCTCCGGCCTCCTGGGAGGGGGTTTCTGA
- a CDS encoding tripartite tricarboxylate transporter substrate binding protein: MAPSEQEDPPRSPSTPTRRRALSIGFGVLAVPVIGAAAYQSIRDGSSGTDVRSNLTLVAPAAAGGGWDAFQRELQQAMRAHSLVGNVQVVNVPGAGGTIAIGNVAQQNRPNMLMVGGTGQIAAQIQFGTESQIEDVTPIARVVEEFAMITVPADSPHQDLDSLVEAWQEDPAHLAWTGGGSFDQLVMTDLALAAGVDPGETTYIPSDGGGEAIQALLNGTAQATAGGFADMLPQVEAGRLRGLGIVAPERLEGVDLPALPELGYDVTLTNWRALFAPPITTDEEIAELEALVEEATATPEWKDAVQRYSWREVPLGHDELVDYIESETERIAALFEEIRG, from the coding sequence ATCGCACCCTCGGAGCAGGAGGACCCTCCGCGGTCCCCGTCTACACCCACCCGCCGCCGGGCCCTCAGCATCGGCTTCGGCGTCCTCGCCGTCCCCGTGATCGGCGCGGCCGCCTACCAGTCGATCCGCGACGGCTCCAGCGGCACGGACGTCCGGTCCAACCTCACCCTCGTCGCCCCCGCGGCCGCGGGCGGCGGCTGGGACGCCTTCCAGCGCGAGCTGCAGCAGGCGATGCGCGCCCACTCCCTGGTGGGCAACGTGCAGGTGGTCAACGTGCCCGGGGCGGGCGGCACCATCGCGATCGGCAACGTCGCCCAGCAGAACCGCCCCAACATGCTGATGGTGGGCGGCACCGGCCAGATCGCCGCCCAGATCCAGTTCGGCACCGAGTCGCAGATCGAGGACGTCACCCCGATCGCACGGGTGGTCGAGGAGTTCGCGATGATCACCGTCCCGGCGGACTCCCCGCACCAGGACCTCGACTCGCTGGTCGAGGCCTGGCAGGAGGACCCCGCGCACCTGGCCTGGACCGGCGGCGGCTCCTTCGACCAGCTGGTGATGACCGACCTCGCGCTCGCCGCCGGGGTGGATCCCGGCGAGACCACCTACATCCCCTCCGACGGCGGCGGCGAGGCCATCCAGGCGCTGCTCAACGGCACTGCGCAGGCCACCGCCGGCGGCTTCGCGGACATGCTGCCGCAGGTGGAGGCGGGGCGTCTGCGCGGCCTCGGCATCGTCGCGCCCGAGCGCCTGGAGGGCGTGGACCTCCCCGCCCTGCCGGAGCTCGGCTACGACGTGACGCTCACCAACTGGCGCGCCCTGTTCGCCCCACCGATCACCACCGACGAGGAGATCGCCGAGCTCGAGGCGCTGGTGGAGGAGGCGACGGCCACCCCCGAGTGGAAGGACGCCGTGCAGCGCTACTCCTGGCGCGAGGTGCCCCTGGGGCACGACGAGCTGGTGGACTACATCGAGTCCGAGACCGAGCGCATCGCCGCACTGTTCGAGGAGATCCGCGGATGA
- a CDS encoding universal stress protein, with the protein MSVLVAGTDTPAGRAAYRFAIEEARRRGEDLIVFALDGTHLPSEELGDVAETVEFPDERSQSHTGDLIDRAEGEDVSVLVIGVRHRSAVAKLFLGSSAQEIILEANKPVLCVKA; encoded by the coding sequence ATGTCAGTCCTCGTCGCCGGCACCGACACTCCCGCGGGCCGTGCCGCGTACCGCTTCGCGATCGAGGAGGCGCGCCGCCGCGGGGAGGATCTGATCGTCTTCGCGCTCGACGGCACCCACCTCCCCTCCGAAGAGCTCGGCGACGTCGCCGAGACCGTCGAGTTCCCGGACGAGCGCTCGCAGTCCCACACCGGGGACCTCATCGACCGCGCCGAGGGGGAGGACGTCTCCGTGCTGGTGATCGGGGTGCGGCACCGTTCGGCCGTCGCGAAGCTGTTCCTGGGCTCCTCCGCGCAGGAGATCATCCTCGAGGCGAACAAGCCGGTGCTCTGCGTCAAGGCATGA